In a single window of the Anabas testudineus chromosome 17, fAnaTes1.2, whole genome shotgun sequence genome:
- the LOC113172050 gene encoding tripartite motif-containing protein 16-like, translated as MALGSQQDLFNCLICKKLLKDPVTIPCRHSCCRSCIKNHLDNQDHRKLYRCPQCREIITVEELKKAAGQSPPTDHGYAGPEDVACDVCTEKKQKAFKFCLQCLVFYCEKHLQHHYSVGPFQIHKLVEPAARCQDSICAQHKEVMKMFCRTDQQCICYLCHVDEHKGHDTVSAAAERTERQRELEGSRQKLQQRIQDREKEVNLFLKDEAAINQSANKALRNAEKVLYELIHIFEKRFSDVKNKIKSQQDSELGRLQNNRRKVEQEIIELKRKDVELDKLSHAEDHTYFLLKFASLSNSSVSENPPTAKVRHLQYFEKVTAALSVAGDKLQELLEEYVKITMVLPDACMLPAQPQTRADFQRYACQVTLNPNTANIHLSLSKENRKATFTREEQIYSVHPERFVYSWQVLSRESLTGRCYWEVEKSGRGVLVALAYKDISRAGAFNDCVFGNNVKSWALDCFKNSYEFRHNSRKTPIPGTWSSRIGVYLDHRAGVLSFYGVSETMTLLHRVQTTFTQPLYAGLWLSDGAAAEFCKPR; from the coding sequence ATGGCACTAGGAAGTCAACAAGACCTATTCAACTGCTTAATCTGTAAGAAACTACTGAAGGATCCGGTGACAATTCCTTGtagacacagctgctgtaggAGCTGCATCAAGAACCACTTGGATAACCAGGATCACAGGAAGCTCTACAGGTGCCCCCAGTGCAGAGAGATCATCacagtggaggagctgaagaaggcTGCAGGCCAATCTCCTCCTACTGATCACGgctatgctggacctgaagatgtggcctgtgatgtctgcactgaaaaaaagcagaaagccTTTAAATTCTGTCTCCAGTGTTTGGTTTTTTACTGTGAGAAACATCTCCAACATCACTATAGTGTTGGTCCATTTCAGATCCACAAGCTAGTTGAACCAGCAGCAAGGTGTCAGGACAGTATCTGTGCTCAACATAAGGAagtgatgaagatgttctgtcgtactgatcagcagtgtatctgttatctctgcCACGTGGATGAACATAAAGGtcacgacacagtctcagctgcagcagaaaggactgagaggcagagagagctggaggggagtcgacaaaaactccagcagagaatccaggacagagagaaagaggtgaattTGTTTCTAAAGGACGAGGCGGCTATTAATCAGTCTGCCAACAAAGCGCTGAGGAACGCTGAGAAGGTCCTCTACGAACTGATCCATATATTTGAGAAAAGATTCTCTGATGTGAAGAATAAGATTAAATCTCAGCAGGACAGTGAACTGGGTCGGTTACAAAACAATCGGCGGAAGGTGGAGCAGGAGATCATCGAGCTGAAGAGAAAAGATGTCGAACTGGACAAACTGTCACATGCAGAAGATCACACCTACTTCCTTTTAAAGTTTGCCTCATTGTCGAATTCCAGTGTATCTGAAAACCCACCTACAGCCAAAGTCCGTCACCTGCAGTACTTTGAAAAGGTGACAGCGGCACTGTCAGTAGCTGGAGACAAACTGCAGGAGCTACTTGAAGAATATGTAAAGATCACAATGGTTCTGCCAGATGCATGTATGTTGCCAGCACAGCCTCAGACCAGAGCTGACTTCCAGCGTTACGCATGCCAAGTCACATTGAATCCTAACACAGCAAACATACATCTGTCGCTATCTAAGGAGAACAGAAAGGCAACGTTCACGAGAGAAGAACAGATATATTCTGTCCATCCAGAGAGGTTCGTGTATTCATGGCAGGTCCTGAGTAGAGAGAGTTTGACTGGACGATGCTACTGGGAGGTGGAAAAGAGCGGGAGAGGAGTTTTAGTAGCACTTGCATACAAGGATATCAGCAGAGCCGGAGCCTTCAATGATTGTGTGTTTGGGAATAATGTGAAGTCCTGGGCGTTGGACTGTTTCAAAAATAGCTATGAATTCAGACATAACAGCCGGAAAACTCCCATCCCAGGCACATGGTCCTCCAGAataggagtttacctggatcacagagcaggtgttctgtccttctacggcgtctctgaaaccatgactctcctccacagagtccagaccacattcactcagcctctctatgctggacTTTGGCTCTCAGATGGTGCTGCTGCCGAGTTCTGCAAGCCTAGGTAG